Proteins encoded by one window of Culicoides brevitarsis isolate CSIRO-B50_1 chromosome 2, AGI_CSIRO_Cbre_v1, whole genome shotgun sequence:
- the LOC134832643 gene encoding testis-specific serine/threonine-protein kinase 1-like: MNPTTSEEITLNTRGYRLLDKLGQGSYAKVYLGEFKVKSQGQEETERITHLACKVIDINKAPSTFVEKFLPRELEILLKLNHPHVIHTHSLFRRKSKYYIFMRYAENGDLLAFIIKNGLIRENQARIWTRQLCLGLQYLHTLEIAHRDIKCENILVTGNFNVKLADFGFARFLLDERMNPVLSKTFCGSLQYAAPEIIKGTPYNPKLSDVWALGVVVFTMLNKSMPFDDDNAKSLYNHQIKRKWRFRTKVVDKLSHEVKSLIKKMLEPTIEERIKLDEVIASKWIQMDDRLKSLLPDEFGALIKAKEHIQMVKNGTLKLKNIRDHHPDISNDVEKARKEEQTASNTTVDMKTKGYSFIESKITPTSTIKLMQDKTLILK, from the coding sequence ATGAATCCGACAACTTCTGAGGAAATTACTCTCAATACTCGTGGATATCGCTTGCTTGATAAATTGGGTCAAGGTTCTTATGCAAAAGTTTATTTGGGCGAGTTCAAGGTCAAAAGTCAAGGTCAAGAAGAAACGGAGCGAATTACGCATTTGGCTTGCAAAGTAATTGACATTAACAAAGCCCCGTCAACTTTTGTGGAGAAATTTCTTCCTCgtgaattagaaattttactgAAGCTCAACCATCCGCATGTCATCCATACTCACAGTTTGTTCCGACGAAAGAGCAAGTACTACATTTTCATGCGATATGCCGAGAATGGCGATTTATTAgcttttatcatcaaaaatggaCTTATTCGAGAAAATCAGGCGAGGATTTGGACAAGACAACTATGTTTGGGGCTTCAATATCTTCACACCCTTGAAATCGCTCATCGTGACATAAAATGCGAAAATATCCTCGTCACGGGAAATTTCAATGTAAAACTTGCGGATTTTGGTTTTGCGAGATTTCTTTTAGACGAACGAATGAATCCTGTGTTAAGCAAAACTTTTTGTGGCTCTCTTCAATACGCAGCTCCCGAAATCATCAAAGGAACGCCTTACAACCCAAAACTGTCAGATGTTTGGGCACTTGGCGTCGTTGTCTTTACCATGCTGAACAAATCGATGCCCTTCGACGATGACAACGCAAAATCTCTGTACAACCATCAAATCAAACGTAAATGGCGATTTCGTACAAAAGTCGTTGACAAACTTTCGCACGAAGTTAAGTCTCTAATCAAGAAAATGCTTGAACCAACAATCGAAGAAAGAATCAAACTCGACGAAGTAATTGCCTCGAAATGGATTCAAATGGATGACAGACTCAAAAGTTTGCTTCCAGATGAATTTGGAGCTCTGATAAAAGCCAAAGAGCATATTCAGATGGTTAAAAATGGaactttaaaacttaaaaatatccgAGATCATCATCCCGACATCTCAAATGACGTTGAAAAAGCACGAAAAGAAGAACAAACAGCCTCAAACACAACTGTCGACATGAAAACGAAAGGCTACTCCTTCATTGAGTCAAAAATTACGCCAACATCAACCATTAAACTCATGCAAGACAAGACTTTGATCTTGAAATAA
- the LOC134832638 gene encoding coiled-coil domain-containing protein 113, whose protein sequence is MSNFVAGSEEENNLNQDESKLTADETDIFKDYSNKELHDLIDQTKTEFDKVDTENRMFLSYIGFEDPNLALQVATGMQKLPQDIYDLAVSNNTFDSTSWMDGSSIIESIYSRKSKKSLSIFSRGSQKSMQTGTSEASGYQKTLEQLSPLMKIEMAEKAIKEKTENIKKILNESSGKIHQLTCEAKEIQATISEIQQKKLKFQKEILLEGIDPITGRIPSETFLKFIRSKIKQDSTLLDKLRLRTSSLKQTAKTANSKLATKKQLVGILRPVDFEQLKIDKNTLTKLLKEKDSQFYGLKQVNGQISLACATQKKALDKKLARVEELKARKTLLFKSIERLCREKSVLKQKIDEVREEIGKLEYKMEHYSTPSVTDYCNQKEKLMELERMNKKLRRETKNRRSKENALN, encoded by the coding sequence ATGTCCAATTTCGTCGCTGGCAGTGAAgaagaaaacaatttaaatcaaGATGAAAGTAAACTTACCGCTGACGAGACTGACATCTTCAAAGATTACTCGAACAAAGAGCTTCATGACTTGATCGATCAAACAAAAACGGAATTTGACAAAGTTGATACGGAAAATCGAATGTTTCTCTCGTACATTGGGTTTGAGGACCCAAATTTAGCACTTCAAGTAGCGACAGGGATGCAAAAACTCCCGCAAGATATCTACGATTTGGCGGTTAGTAACAATACTTTCGACTCGACTTCATGGATGGATGGAAGTTCGATCATCGAATCAATTTACAGCCGAAAATCCAAGAAAAGTTTGTCGATTTTTTCGCGTGGCTCGCAGAAATCCATGCAAACAGGAACTTCCGAAGCTTCAGGATATCAAAAAACTCTTGAACAGCTAAGTCCCTTGATGAAAATCGAAATGGCTGAAAAAgcgataaaagaaaaaacggaaaatattaaaaaaattttgaatgaaagttcaggaaaaattcatcaacttACCTGTGAAGCGAAAGAAATTCAAGCTACAATTTcagaaattcaacaaaaaaaattaaaattccaaaaagaaattttactcGAAGGAATCGATCCAATTACAGGAAGAATTCCTTccgaaacttttttgaaatttattcgttCGAAAATCAAACAAGACTCAACTCTTCTCGACAAATTGAGACTTCGTACAAGTTCATTGAAGCAAACGGCAAAAACAGCAAATTCCAAACTCGCAACGAAAAAACAACTCGTTGGAATTTTGAGACCAGTTGATTTCGAACAActtaaaatcgataaaaatacgTTAACGAAACTCCTGAAGGAGAAGGACTCGCAGTTTTATGGCTTGAAACAAGTAAATGGACAAATATCGTTGGCGTGTGCGACACAAAAGAAGGCATTGGACAAGAAATTAGCTCGCGTCGAAGAATTAAAGGCACGAAAAACGTTGCTTTTCAAGTCGATTGAAAGATTGTGCCGAGAAAAATCCGtgctaaagcaaaaaattgacgaaGTAAGGGAAGAAATTGGAAAGTTGGAGTACAAAATGGAGCATTATAGCACGCCAAGTGTAACGGATTACTGCAATCAAAAGGAAAAGTTAATGGAATTGGAGCGAATGAACAAGAAATTGAGACGCGAGACGAAAAATCGTCGCTCGAAagaaaatgctttaaattaa